A genome region from Tolypothrix sp. PCC 7712 includes the following:
- the lepB gene encoding signal peptidase I: MQNQVSDKNSSQQPDHSWIAELGRTVVLSIVLALGIRTFVAEARWIPSGSMEPTLHGTPNQWEADKIIVDKLKYKFSEPQRGDIVVFSPTDELQKEQYHDAFIKRVIGLPGEKVELKNGKVFINNKPLPEANYLSSQQRTVIDVCTSGQQPPFLAQPQTIPQNSYLVLGDNRNSSYDSRCWGVVPRQNIIGRAVLRFWPLNHVGGIDKSPLYP; the protein is encoded by the coding sequence ATGCAAAATCAAGTGTCTGATAAAAATTCTAGTCAACAACCCGATCATTCTTGGATTGCAGAGCTAGGTAGAACAGTAGTATTAAGTATAGTTCTAGCCTTAGGTATTCGTACTTTTGTTGCCGAAGCTCGCTGGATTCCTTCTGGTTCAATGGAACCCACGCTGCATGGGACTCCAAATCAGTGGGAAGCAGACAAGATCATTGTGGATAAATTGAAGTACAAGTTTTCCGAGCCGCAGCGAGGGGACATTGTGGTCTTTTCACCCACAGATGAGTTACAAAAAGAACAATACCACGATGCTTTTATTAAACGTGTAATTGGCTTGCCTGGAGAAAAAGTAGAACTGAAAAATGGCAAAGTCTTTATTAACAATAAACCCCTGCCAGAAGCAAATTACCTGAGTTCCCAACAACGCACCGTAATTGACGTTTGTACATCTGGACAGCAGCCACCATTTTTAGCACAGCCTCAGACAATACCCCAAAACTCATACTTAGTGCTGGGCGATAACCGTAACAGTAGCTACGATAGCCGTTGCTGGGGTGTGGTTCCTCGCCAAAATATCATCGGTCGTGCTGTGTTGCGTTTTTGGCCTTTAAATCACGTCGGCGGTATCGATAAATCACCACTATATCCATAA